A stretch of Arachis hypogaea cultivar Tifrunner chromosome 15, arahy.Tifrunner.gnm2.J5K5, whole genome shotgun sequence DNA encodes these proteins:
- the LOC112750317 gene encoding uncharacterized protein isoform X1, which yields MNFHTLSVSITPSSSSSSLVPCTPKTYLCSNINNESSRVNSPAPSQLTTKRRCLFCGRRHFVEAATLATTLFPIKPSRATNNSDSDYDYADVLNQFHPPKPDWYEEFYAWVMNSATKSYEAEVAKYKSQVLSNLKGKALKILEVGIGTGPNLSYYANDSDVHVVGIDPNPKMEKYARSSARLAGLLLSNFEFFQAVGEAIPLSDASVDAVVGTLVLCSVKDVDLALKEVKRVLRPGGKYVFVEHVAAKDGTTLKIFQRLIDPLQQILADGCHLSRDTGNSIYKAGFSSVEFKTAFVSNASFINPHIYGIAYK from the exons ATGAATTTTCATACTCTCTCGGTTTCTAtaacaccttcttcttcttcttcttctttggtaCCCTGCACTCCAAAAACTTATCTCTGCTCCAACATCAATAATGAGTCCAGCCGGGTCAACTCGCCCGCGCCATCCCAACTCACCACAAAAAGGCGGTGCCTCTTCTGTGGAAGAAGGCACTTCGTTGAAGCTGCAACATTGGCAACTACACTCTTCCCTATTAAACCTTCCAGAGCCACCAATAATTCAGATTCTGATTACGATTACGCG GATGTGCTTAACCAGTTTCATCCACCAAAGCCAGATTGGTATGAAGAGTTCTATGCTTGGGTTATGAATTCAGCTACTAAGTCTTATGAAGCTGAG GTTGCAAAGTACAAGTCACAAGTCTTAAGTAACTTGAAGGGGAAGGCTCTTAAAATCTTGGAGGTTGGGATTGGAACAGGTCCTAACCTCAGTTATTATGCTAACGATTCCGATGTTCATGTTGTTGGCATTGATCCTAACCCGAAGATGGAGAAATATGCTCGGTCTTCGGCTAGATTGGCTGGCTTACTGCTCTCAAACTTCGAGTTTTTTCAAGCT GTTGGGGAGGCTATACCACTAAGTGATGCTTCAGTGGATGCAGTCGTTGGAACGCTTGTATTGTGTTCTGTTAAAGATGTTGATTTGGCATTAAAAG AAGTTAAGAGGGTGTTGCGACCTGGTGGAAAGTATGTGTTTGTCGAACACGTGGCTGCAAAAG ATGGCACAACTCTCAAAATTTTCCAACGACTTATTGATCCTCTGCAGCAGATACTTGCAGATGGGTGCCACCTTTCAAGAGATACAGGAAACAGCATATACAAAGCTGGATTTTCAAGTGTTGAGTTCAAGACAGCATTTGTGTCTAACGCTTCATTTATAAACCCCCATATATATGGAATAGCATACAAGTAG
- the LOC112750317 gene encoding uncharacterized protein isoform X2, with translation MNFHTLSVSITPSSSSSSLVPCTPKTYLCSNINNESSRVNSPAPSQLTTKRRCLFCGRRHFVEAATLATTLFPIKPSRATNNSDSDYDYADVLNQFHPPKPDWYEEFYAWVMNSATKSYEAEVAKYKSQVLSNLKGKALKILEVGIGTGPNLSYYANDSDVHVVGIDPNPKMEKYARSSARLAGLLLSNFEFFQAVGEAIPLSDASVDAVVGTLVLCSVKDVDLALKVKRVLRPGGKYVFVEHVAAKDGTTLKIFQRLIDPLQQILADGCHLSRDTGNSIYKAGFSSVEFKTAFVSNASFINPHIYGIAYK, from the exons ATGAATTTTCATACTCTCTCGGTTTCTAtaacaccttcttcttcttcttcttctttggtaCCCTGCACTCCAAAAACTTATCTCTGCTCCAACATCAATAATGAGTCCAGCCGGGTCAACTCGCCCGCGCCATCCCAACTCACCACAAAAAGGCGGTGCCTCTTCTGTGGAAGAAGGCACTTCGTTGAAGCTGCAACATTGGCAACTACACTCTTCCCTATTAAACCTTCCAGAGCCACCAATAATTCAGATTCTGATTACGATTACGCG GATGTGCTTAACCAGTTTCATCCACCAAAGCCAGATTGGTATGAAGAGTTCTATGCTTGGGTTATGAATTCAGCTACTAAGTCTTATGAAGCTGAG GTTGCAAAGTACAAGTCACAAGTCTTAAGTAACTTGAAGGGGAAGGCTCTTAAAATCTTGGAGGTTGGGATTGGAACAGGTCCTAACCTCAGTTATTATGCTAACGATTCCGATGTTCATGTTGTTGGCATTGATCCTAACCCGAAGATGGAGAAATATGCTCGGTCTTCGGCTAGATTGGCTGGCTTACTGCTCTCAAACTTCGAGTTTTTTCAAGCT GTTGGGGAGGCTATACCACTAAGTGATGCTTCAGTGGATGCAGTCGTTGGAACGCTTGTATTGTGTTCTGTTAAAGATGTTGATTTGGCATTAAAAG TTAAGAGGGTGTTGCGACCTGGTGGAAAGTATGTGTTTGTCGAACACGTGGCTGCAAAAG ATGGCACAACTCTCAAAATTTTCCAACGACTTATTGATCCTCTGCAGCAGATACTTGCAGATGGGTGCCACCTTTCAAGAGATACAGGAAACAGCATATACAAAGCTGGATTTTCAAGTGTTGAGTTCAAGACAGCATTTGTGTCTAACGCTTCATTTATAAACCCCCATATATATGGAATAGCATACAAGTAG
- the LOC112750317 gene encoding uncharacterized protein isoform X3: MNFHTLSVSITPSSSSSSLVPCTPKTYLCSNINNESSRVNSPAPSQLTTKRRCLFCGRRHFVEAATLATTLFPIKPSRATNNSDSDYDYADVLNQFHPPKPDWYEEFYAWVMNSATKSYEAEVAKYKSQVLSNLKGKALKILEVGIGTGPNLSYYANDSDVHVVGIDPNPKMEKYARSSARLAGLLLSNFEFFQAVGEAIPLSDASVDAVVGTLVLCSVKDVDLALKEVKRVLRPGGKYVFVEHVAAKADTCRWVPPFKRYRKQHIQSWIFKC; this comes from the exons ATGAATTTTCATACTCTCTCGGTTTCTAtaacaccttcttcttcttcttcttctttggtaCCCTGCACTCCAAAAACTTATCTCTGCTCCAACATCAATAATGAGTCCAGCCGGGTCAACTCGCCCGCGCCATCCCAACTCACCACAAAAAGGCGGTGCCTCTTCTGTGGAAGAAGGCACTTCGTTGAAGCTGCAACATTGGCAACTACACTCTTCCCTATTAAACCTTCCAGAGCCACCAATAATTCAGATTCTGATTACGATTACGCG GATGTGCTTAACCAGTTTCATCCACCAAAGCCAGATTGGTATGAAGAGTTCTATGCTTGGGTTATGAATTCAGCTACTAAGTCTTATGAAGCTGAG GTTGCAAAGTACAAGTCACAAGTCTTAAGTAACTTGAAGGGGAAGGCTCTTAAAATCTTGGAGGTTGGGATTGGAACAGGTCCTAACCTCAGTTATTATGCTAACGATTCCGATGTTCATGTTGTTGGCATTGATCCTAACCCGAAGATGGAGAAATATGCTCGGTCTTCGGCTAGATTGGCTGGCTTACTGCTCTCAAACTTCGAGTTTTTTCAAGCT GTTGGGGAGGCTATACCACTAAGTGATGCTTCAGTGGATGCAGTCGTTGGAACGCTTGTATTGTGTTCTGTTAAAGATGTTGATTTGGCATTAAAAG AAGTTAAGAGGGTGTTGCGACCTGGTGGAAAGTATGTGTTTGTCGAACACGTGGCTGCAAAAG CAGATACTTGCAGATGGGTGCCACCTTTCAAGAGATACAGGAAACAGCATATACAAAGCTGGATTTTCAAGTGTTGA
- the LOC112750317 gene encoding uncharacterized protein isoform X5, translated as MNFHTLSVSITPSSSSSSLVPCTPKTYLCSNINNESSRVNSPAPSQLTTKRRCLFCGRRHFVEAATLATTLFPIKPSRATNNSDSDYDYADVLNQFHPPKPDWYEEFYAWVMNSATKSYEAEVAKYKSQVLSNLKGKALKILEVGIGTGPNLSYYANDSDVHVVGIDPNPKMEKYARSSARLAGLLLSNFEFFQAVGEAIPLSDASVDAVVGTLVLCSVKDVDLALKVKRVLRPGGKYVFVEHVAAKADTCRWVPPFKRYRKQHIQSWIFKC; from the exons ATGAATTTTCATACTCTCTCGGTTTCTAtaacaccttcttcttcttcttcttctttggtaCCCTGCACTCCAAAAACTTATCTCTGCTCCAACATCAATAATGAGTCCAGCCGGGTCAACTCGCCCGCGCCATCCCAACTCACCACAAAAAGGCGGTGCCTCTTCTGTGGAAGAAGGCACTTCGTTGAAGCTGCAACATTGGCAACTACACTCTTCCCTATTAAACCTTCCAGAGCCACCAATAATTCAGATTCTGATTACGATTACGCG GATGTGCTTAACCAGTTTCATCCACCAAAGCCAGATTGGTATGAAGAGTTCTATGCTTGGGTTATGAATTCAGCTACTAAGTCTTATGAAGCTGAG GTTGCAAAGTACAAGTCACAAGTCTTAAGTAACTTGAAGGGGAAGGCTCTTAAAATCTTGGAGGTTGGGATTGGAACAGGTCCTAACCTCAGTTATTATGCTAACGATTCCGATGTTCATGTTGTTGGCATTGATCCTAACCCGAAGATGGAGAAATATGCTCGGTCTTCGGCTAGATTGGCTGGCTTACTGCTCTCAAACTTCGAGTTTTTTCAAGCT GTTGGGGAGGCTATACCACTAAGTGATGCTTCAGTGGATGCAGTCGTTGGAACGCTTGTATTGTGTTCTGTTAAAGATGTTGATTTGGCATTAAAAG TTAAGAGGGTGTTGCGACCTGGTGGAAAGTATGTGTTTGTCGAACACGTGGCTGCAAAAG CAGATACTTGCAGATGGGTGCCACCTTTCAAGAGATACAGGAAACAGCATATACAAAGCTGGATTTTCAAGTGTTGA
- the LOC112750317 gene encoding uncharacterized protein isoform X6, whose amino-acid sequence MNFHTLSVSITPSSSSSSLVPCTPKTYLCSNINNESSRVNSPAPSQLTTKRRCLFCGRRHFVEAATLATTLFPIKPSRATNNSDSDYDYADVLNQFHPPKPDWYEEFYAWVMNSATKSYEAEVAKYKSQVLSNLKGKALKILEVGIGTGPNLSYYANDSDVHVVGIDPNPKMEKYARSSARLAGLLLSNFEFFQAVGEAIPLSDASVDAVVGTLVLCSVKDVDLALKVKRVLRPGGKYVFVEHVAAKDTCRWVPPFKRYRKQHIQSWIFKC is encoded by the exons ATGAATTTTCATACTCTCTCGGTTTCTAtaacaccttcttcttcttcttcttctttggtaCCCTGCACTCCAAAAACTTATCTCTGCTCCAACATCAATAATGAGTCCAGCCGGGTCAACTCGCCCGCGCCATCCCAACTCACCACAAAAAGGCGGTGCCTCTTCTGTGGAAGAAGGCACTTCGTTGAAGCTGCAACATTGGCAACTACACTCTTCCCTATTAAACCTTCCAGAGCCACCAATAATTCAGATTCTGATTACGATTACGCG GATGTGCTTAACCAGTTTCATCCACCAAAGCCAGATTGGTATGAAGAGTTCTATGCTTGGGTTATGAATTCAGCTACTAAGTCTTATGAAGCTGAG GTTGCAAAGTACAAGTCACAAGTCTTAAGTAACTTGAAGGGGAAGGCTCTTAAAATCTTGGAGGTTGGGATTGGAACAGGTCCTAACCTCAGTTATTATGCTAACGATTCCGATGTTCATGTTGTTGGCATTGATCCTAACCCGAAGATGGAGAAATATGCTCGGTCTTCGGCTAGATTGGCTGGCTTACTGCTCTCAAACTTCGAGTTTTTTCAAGCT GTTGGGGAGGCTATACCACTAAGTGATGCTTCAGTGGATGCAGTCGTTGGAACGCTTGTATTGTGTTCTGTTAAAGATGTTGATTTGGCATTAAAAG TTAAGAGGGTGTTGCGACCTGGTGGAAAGTATGTGTTTGTCGAACACGTGGCTGCAAAAG ATACTTGCAGATGGGTGCCACCTTTCAAGAGATACAGGAAACAGCATATACAAAGCTGGATTTTCAAGTGTTGA
- the LOC112750317 gene encoding uncharacterized protein isoform X4, translating to MNFHTLSVSITPSSSSSSLVPCTPKTYLCSNINNESSRVNSPAPSQLTTKRRCLFCGRRHFVEAATLATTLFPIKPSRATNNSDSDYDYADVLNQFHPPKPDWYEEFYAWVMNSATKSYEAEVAKYKSQVLSNLKGKALKILEVGIGTGPNLSYYANDSDVHVVGIDPNPKMEKYARSSARLAGLLLSNFEFFQAVGEAIPLSDASVDAVVGTLVLCSVKDVDLALKEVKRVLRPGGKYVFVEHVAAKDTCRWVPPFKRYRKQHIQSWIFKC from the exons ATGAATTTTCATACTCTCTCGGTTTCTAtaacaccttcttcttcttcttcttctttggtaCCCTGCACTCCAAAAACTTATCTCTGCTCCAACATCAATAATGAGTCCAGCCGGGTCAACTCGCCCGCGCCATCCCAACTCACCACAAAAAGGCGGTGCCTCTTCTGTGGAAGAAGGCACTTCGTTGAAGCTGCAACATTGGCAACTACACTCTTCCCTATTAAACCTTCCAGAGCCACCAATAATTCAGATTCTGATTACGATTACGCG GATGTGCTTAACCAGTTTCATCCACCAAAGCCAGATTGGTATGAAGAGTTCTATGCTTGGGTTATGAATTCAGCTACTAAGTCTTATGAAGCTGAG GTTGCAAAGTACAAGTCACAAGTCTTAAGTAACTTGAAGGGGAAGGCTCTTAAAATCTTGGAGGTTGGGATTGGAACAGGTCCTAACCTCAGTTATTATGCTAACGATTCCGATGTTCATGTTGTTGGCATTGATCCTAACCCGAAGATGGAGAAATATGCTCGGTCTTCGGCTAGATTGGCTGGCTTACTGCTCTCAAACTTCGAGTTTTTTCAAGCT GTTGGGGAGGCTATACCACTAAGTGATGCTTCAGTGGATGCAGTCGTTGGAACGCTTGTATTGTGTTCTGTTAAAGATGTTGATTTGGCATTAAAAG AAGTTAAGAGGGTGTTGCGACCTGGTGGAAAGTATGTGTTTGTCGAACACGTGGCTGCAAAAG ATACTTGCAGATGGGTGCCACCTTTCAAGAGATACAGGAAACAGCATATACAAAGCTGGATTTTCAAGTGTTGA